From Ipomoea triloba cultivar NCNSP0323 chromosome 5, ASM357664v1, the proteins below share one genomic window:
- the LOC116019759 gene encoding paramyosin-like, producing the protein MIGITLSNGSLRTAKCCSSGFSSSYPDRISHFGVKWHPVTRNRSSIQERKLSCPDGWNYKSRPVVSTRVGDGNSSGRNEALDIDENELLATRKALAEARARQEAVEKERDRLLEELARSEAKQRDYVDAIRHDKEMAISELEAAKSMFNQKLEQSVEERFNLESKLVLAKQDAIELAVQVEKLAEIAFQQATSHILEDVQLRVSAAETSAAEAAYQIEEQIRNATEGTIFSIIQQSKDALEKALAVAESAGDHTRKAMSAFTDDMSSVEHLTSIQSQNVKLQTVVNDLESQLLICKNEVERLKLDFETVSQRAVALENQANDAEKALHAFQESSRKTAIQQEQEINSLLEKMKKETAEKKRAASKAFKNELESIKAAIEAAKETSRSQEEAYMRRCDALQRSLKASEAASKMWRQRAELAEALLLNKTLSEGEDEDAIFVGSGGRINLLVDNDSQKWKLLSDGPRRDIPVWMARRINSICPKFPPRKTNISEVMASRFKSLQLPKPDEVWSIAQEKPKEGDILIEHVIEKEVIEKKRKSLERALQRKTIKWQRTPEETKLEPGTGTGREIVFQAFNWESWRRQWYLELAPKAADLSRSGVTAVWFPPPTESVAPQGYMPSDLYNLNSAYGSVDDLKHCIEEMHNQDLLALGDVVLNHRCAHKQSPNGVWNIFGGKLAWGPEAIVCDDPNFQGRGNPSSGDVFHAAPNIDHSQDFVRKDIKEWLNWLRNDIGFDGWRLDFVRGFSGGYVKEYIEASNPAFAIGEYWDSLAYEGGNLCYNQDAHRQRIVNWINATGGTSSAFDVTTKGILHSALHNQYWRLIDPQGKPSGVMGWWPSRAVTFLENHDTGSTQGHWPFPRDKLTQGYAYILTHPGTPVVFYDHFYDFGIRDIITELIEARRRGGIHCRSPVKILHANNDGYVAQVGDSVVMKLGHFDWNPSKEVYLDGTWQKFVDKGSDYQVWLRQ; encoded by the exons ATGATTGGAATAACATTGTCGAATGGATCGCTTAGAACTGCTAAATGTTGTTCTAGTGGCTTTTCAAGCTCATATCCTGACCGCATTTCGCATTTCGGTGTCAAGTGGCATCCTGTGACTCGCAATAGATCTTCAATTCAGGAAAG AAAACTGTCTTGTCCAGATGGTTGGAATTACAAATCAAGGCCTGTTGTTTCCACCAGAGTG GGTGATGGAAATTCGTCAGGGAGGAATGAAGCTCTAGACATTGATGAAAATGAACTCTTGGCAACTAGGAAAGCCCTTGCTGAGGCTCGAGCCAGACAAGAAGCTGTTGAGAAGGAGAGAGATCGTTTGCTCGAAGAGTTGGCTCGATCTGAGGCTAAACAGAGGGATTATGTAGATGCTATTAGGCATGATAAGGAGATGGCCATTTCAGAACTTGAGGCAGCGAAGTCCATGTTTAATCAGAAACTAGAGCAGTCTGTAGAGGAGAGGTTCAACTTGGAGTCTAAGCTGGTCCTTGCAAAACAAGATGCCATTGAGCTTGCAGTGCAAGTTGAGAAGTTGGCAGAGATTGCTTTCCAGCAGGCAACCTCTCACATTTTAGAAGATGTGCAGCTGAGAGTTTCAGCTGCTGAAACATCTGCTGCTGAGGCAGCTTATCAGATTGAGGAACAAATACGGAATGCTACAGAAGGTACCATATTTTCTATCATCCAGCAGTCTAAAGATGCCTTAGAGAAGGCTCTGGCTGTGGCAGAATCGGCTGGTGACCATACAAGAAAAGCCATGTCAGCGTTTACAGATGACATGAGTTCTGTTGAACATCTCACATCTATCCAGTCTCAAAATGTTAAGTTACAAACTGTTGTTAATGATTTGGAATCTCAGTTATTGATATGTAAAAATGAGGTTGAAAGGCTAAAATTAGACTTTGAAACGGTGAGCCAACGTGCAGTTGCACTTGAAAACCAGGCAAATGATGCTGAGAAAGCACTGCATGCATTTCAGGAATCAAGTAGAAAAACAGCCATACAGCAGGAGCAGGAAATCAACTCCTTAttggagaaaatgaaaaaggaaactgCAGAAAAAAAGAGAGCAGCTTCAAAGGCCTTTAAAAATGAACTCGAGAGTATTAAGGCTGCTATTGAAGCAGCAAAAGAAACATCTCGTTCCCAAGAGGAAGCATACATGCGAAGATGTGATGCATTGCAGAGATCTTTGAAAGCATCTGAAGCTGCTTCAAAGATGTGGAGGCAAAGAGCAGAACTGGCTGAAGCTTTGTTATTGAATAAGACTTTGTCTGAAGGAGAGGATGAGGATGctatttttgttggtagtgGTGGAAGGATCAACTTACTGGTGGATAATGATTCACAGAAATGGAAACTTTTAAGTGATGGTCCTCGAAGAGATATACCTGTCTGGATGGCACGGAGGATAAACTCCATCTGTCCCAAGTTTCCACCTAGGAAGACAAATATATCAGAAGTTATGGCTTCAAGGTTTAAATCTCTGCAATTGCCTAAACCTGATGAAGTATGGTCAATTGCCCAAGAAAAGCCAAAGGAAGGAGACATACTCATTGAACATGTGATTGAAAAAGAAGTCattgagaagaaaagaaaatctttgGAACGTGCTCTTCAAAGGAAGACGATTAAATGGCAAAGAACTCCAGAAGAAACAAAATTAG AACCAGGAACAGGTACCGGACGTGAGATAGTG TTTCAAGCTTTTAATTGGGAAAGTTGGAGAAGGCAGTGGTATCTTGAGCTTGCTCCTAAAGCTGCTGATTTGTCACGTTCTGGTGTGACAGCAGTGTGGTTTCCACCACCGACAGAATCTGTTGCTCCACAAG GTTACATGCCTTCTGACCTTTACAACTTGAATTCTGCTTATGGTTCTGTAGATGACTTAAAGCACTGTATAGAGGAAATGCATAACCAAGACCTTCTG GCCTTGGGAGATGTTGTTTTGAATCATCGGTGTGCTCATAAGCAG AGTCCAAATGGTGTCTGGAACATCTTTGGAGGCAAGCTAGCATGGGGACCAGAAGCGATTGTTTGTGATGATCCAAATTTCCAAGGGCGTGGAAATCCTTCTAGTG GTGATGTCTTCCACGCTGCACCAAACATAGATCATTCACAAGATTTTGTACGGAAAGATATAAAAGAGTGGCTGAACTGGCTGAGAAATGATATTGGTTTTGATGGGTGGCGTCTTGATTTTGTGAG AGGTTTTTCTGGTGGCTATGTGAAAGAGTATATTGAAGCTTCAAACCCTGCCTTTGCTATTGGAGAGTATTGGGATAGTCTTGCTTACGAAGGTGGTAATTTGTGTTACAATCAAG ATGCTCACCGGCAACGCATAGTTAACTGGATTAATGCGACTGGTGGTACCTCCTCAGCATTTGATGTCACGACAAAG GGTATACTTCATTCTGCGTTGCATAACCAGTACTGGAGGTTAATTGATCCTCAAGGAAAACCATCAGGAGTAATGGGATGGTGGCCTTCACGTGCAGTAACATTTTTAGAGAATCATGATACCGGATCAACACag GGTCATTGGCCCTTTCCACGAGATAAGCTCACTCAAGgatatgcatatatattgaCCCACCCTGGAACA CCTGTGGTGTTCTATGATCATTTCTATGATTTTGGAATCCGGGACATCATAACTGAGTTAATTGAGGCACGGAGGCGAGGTGGAATCCATTGTCGAAGCCCTGTGAAGATTCTTCACGCAAACAATGATGGGTATGTTGCCCAGGTTGGAGATTCTGTGGTGATGAAGCTTGGCCATTTTGATTGGAACCCTTCAAAGGAAGTTTACCTAGATGGGACATGGCAGAAGTTTGTTGACAAGGGCTCAGATTATCAGGTGT
- the LOC116019493 gene encoding LRR receptor-like serine/threonine-protein kinase RPK2, protein MGRRSSVIKWYHLHKSLKLLLLIWAFSSVALGLDSDQAALLEFKASVSDPAGVLSSWSSSSSDHCSWPGVSCASNSRVVALNISGGGNSGSLSCAKVAQFPLYGFGIRRSCSNNNVKLVGKISSALAKLTELSVLSLPFNELSGEIPEEIWGMENLEVLDLEGNLVTGSLPSELKGLNKLRVLNLGFNKVVGGIPSSLKNCVGLQVLNLAGNQMNGTIPGFIGEFRDLRGLYLSFNQLNGPIPSEIGQYCGNLEYLELAGNFLTEGIPRSLGSCRQLKSILLYSNMLEEGIPVELGQLNQLQVLDVSRNSLSGSIPSELGNCSKLSILVLSNLWDPLPSPSDSAVDGSTAQLASTNDEYNFYEGTIPAEITGLSSLQMIWAPRATIEVKFPSSWSACTSLEMVNLGLNYYMGEITGVFSNCKSLRFLDLSLNKLTGELVEDLQVPCMNVFDVSENSLSGPLPRFKNSTCARLGHVNRDPLELYDMSSAYLSFFTLRAMLETTLSLFGDGFGPAVVHNFGGNNFTGQLPSMPIAPETLGEQSAYAFLAGSNNFTGPFPENIIEQCHHMRSLIVNVSNNGLSGLVPTDIGSNCGSLKLFDVSKNQFSGTIPPSVGHLVSLVSLNLSWNILQGQIPSTFGLMKDLKYLSLTGNKFSGSIPTSLQQLKSLEVLDLSSNLLSGQIPKDFVNLRNLTDLLLNNNNLSGEIPSGFVNVTTLRSFNVSFNNLSGPLPPNGNLMKCNSVLGNPNLQSCHIFSPFPSTDQLGILGDSPSASTPPSTSSSQRKGNGGFNSIEIASITSAAVIVSVLIALIVLFFYTRKWSPRSRVAGSIRKEVTVFTDIGAPLTFEDVVQATGNFNASNCIGNGGFGATYKAQVAPGVLVAVKRLAVGRFQGFQQFDAEIKTLGRLRHPNLVTLIGYHASETEMFLIYNYLPGGNLEKFIQERSTRAVDWRVLHKIALDIARALAYLHDQCVPRVLHRDVKPSNILLDEDYNAYLSDFGLARLLGTSETHATTGVAGTFGYVAPEYAMTCRVSDKADVYSYGVVLLELISDKKALDPSFSSYGNGFNIVGWACMLLRQGRAKEFFTAGLWDLGPRDDLVEVLHLAVVCTVESLSTRPTMKQVVRRLKQLQPPSC, encoded by the coding sequence ATGGGTCGTCGTTCTTCCGTGATCAAATGGTACCACCTGCACAAATCACTCAAACTGTTGCTTCTCATTTGGGCGTTCTCCAGTGTTGCTTTGGGCTTGGATTCGGATCAGGCGGCGCTGCTGGAGTTCAAGGCCTCGGTTTCGGACCCCGCCGGAGTGCTGTCCAGCTGGAGCTCCAGCAGTTCTGATCACTGTTCGTGGCCCGGGGTGTCCTGTGCTTCCAATTCCCGGGTCGTTGCTCTCAACATCAGCGGTGGAGGTAATTCTGGCTCTTTGTCTTGCGCTAAAGTTGCTCAGTTTCCGCTCTATGGGTTTGGGATTAGGAGGAGTTGTTCCAATAATAATGTGAAACTCGTGGGTAAAATATCTTCTGCTCTCGCGAAGCTCACTGAGCTTAGTGTGTTGTCACTTCCTTTCAATGAATTGAGTGGTGAAATTCCTGAGGAGATTTGGGGGATGGAGAATCTTGAAGTTTTGGATCTGGAAGGGAATTTAGTTACTGGATCTCTGCCGTCTGAGCTTAAAGGTTTAAACAAGTTGAGGGTTCTTAACCTTGGCTTCAATAAGGTTGTAGGGGGTATCCCTAGTTCCTTGAAAAACTGTGTGGGTTTGCAAGTCTTGAATTTGGCTGGGAATCAGATGAATGGGACTATTCCTGGTTTCATTGGTGAATTTAGAGATCTGAGGGGTTTATACTTGTCTTTTAATCAGCTCAATGGACCAATTCCAAGTGAGATTGGGCAGTACTGTGGAAACCTTGAGTATTTGGAGCTGGCAGGTAATTTCTTAACCGAGGGGATTCCGAGAAGTTTGGGAAGTTGTAGACAGTTGAAGTCAATACTGCTATATTCAAATATGTTGGAAGAGGGTATTCCTGTTGAACTTGGTCAACTGAATCAACTTCAAGTGTTGGATGTGTCAAGGAACAGCCTCAGTGGTTCCATACCTTCTGAGCTGGGAAATTGCTCCAAGTTATCCATTCTTGTGCTGTCGAACTTGTGGGATCCACTTCCTAGCCCCTCAGATTCAGCAGTTGATGGCTCGACTGCACAGCTGGCATCCACTAATGATGAATACAACTTTTACGAGGGCACAATTCCAGCTGAAATTACTGGACTGTCTAGTTTGCAGATGATTTGGGCTCCTAGGGCAACTATTGAAGTCAAATTCCCCAGCAGCTGGAGTGCATGCACCAGCTTGGAGATGGTTAATTTGGGTCTAAACTACTACATGGGAGAAATCACGGGGGTATTTAGTAACTGCAAGAGTTTGCGTTTTCTGGACTTGAGCTTAAACAAGCTGACTGGAGAGCTTGTTGAAGACCTTCAAGTTCCTTGCATGAATGTGTTTGATGTGAGTGAGAATTCTCTTTCAGGTCCACTTCCCAGATTTAAAAATAGCACTTGTGCTCGTCTTGGACATGTAAACAGAGATCCACTTGAGCTCTATGATATGTCTTCTGCCTACCTGTCATTCTTTACCCTTAGAGCTATGCTTGAAACCACTTTGTCACTATTTGGAGATGGGTTTGGTCCTGCTGTAGTTCATAACTTTGGTGGTAACAACTTTACAGGTCAGTTGCCATCCATGCCCATAGCACCTGAAACATTAGGGGAGCAAAGTGCTTATGCATTTCTTGCGGGTAGTAACAATTTTACTGGGCCTTTTCCTGAAAATATCATTGAGCAGTGTCATCACATGAGAAGTTTGATTGTTAATGTGAGCAATAATGGGTTGTCTGGTTTGGTTCCAACAGATATTGGTTCTAACTGTGGGTCTCTAAAACTTTTTGATGTCTCCAAGAATCAGTTTTCTGGGACCATTCCTCCAAGTGTAGGGCATTTGGTTTCTCTTGTTTCTCTCAATCTAAGTTGGAATATATTGCAAGGTCAGATACCCAGCACCTTTGGGCTGATGAAAGATCTCAAATATCTTTCTTTAACTGGCAATAAGTTTAGTGGATCCATCCCAACAAGCCTGCAGCAGCTGAAGTCTTTGGAAGTTCTTGATCTTTCTTCAAACTTGTTGTCTGGACAGATTCCAAAAGATTTTGTGAACTTGAGGAACTTGACTGACCTCCTCCTGAACAATAATAACTTGTCAGGGGAGATCCCTTCTGGCTTTGTGAATGTGACGACGCTGAGATCATTTAATGTGTCATTTAATAACTTGTCTGGGCCACTACCTCCTAATGGTAATTTAATGAAATGCAATAGCGTCCTTGGGAACCCTAATCTGCAATCTTGCCATATCTTTTCTCCGTTTCCGTCCACAGATCAGCTAGGAATATTAGGGGATTCACCAAGTGCTTCTACCCCTCCTTCAACAAGTTCGTCACAAAGGAAAGGAAATGGAGGGTTCAATTCAATTGAGATTGCATCCATAACATCTGCAGCAGTTATTGTGTCAGTTCTCATTGCTCTTATTGTCCTCTTCTTCTACACTAGAAAGTGGAGCCCAAGATCCAGAGTTGCCGGATCTATCAGAAAGGAAGTCACAGTCTTCACTGACATTGGGGCTCCTTTGACATTTGAAGATGTTGTACAGGCCACTGGGAATTTCAATGCTAGCAATTGCATTGGTAATGGTGGTTTTGGAGCAACATACAAGGCTCAGGTTGCACCGGGAGTTCTAGTTGCAGTAAAACGACTAGCAGTAGGACGATTTCAAGGTTTTCAACAATTTGATGCAGAAATAAAAACTTTGGGGAGGCTGCGGCATCCAAATCTTGTGACATTGATAGGATATCATGCCAGCGAAACAGAAATGTTTCTCATATATAATTACTTACCAGGGGGCAACTTGGAAAAGTTCATCCAGGAAAGGTCCACGAGGGCTGTGGACTGGAGAGTACTTCACAAAATTGCCCTAGACATAGCCCGAGCACTTGCCTACCTCCATGATCAATGCGTGCCGCGTGTGCTTCATCGTGATGTCAAGCCTAGCAATATCCTGTTGGATGAGGACTACAATGCATATCTATCTGACTTTGGATTGGCAAGGCTTCTAGGAACCTCAGAAACTCATGCCACTACCGGTGTGGCCGGAACTTTTGGATATGTTGCTCCTGAATATGCAATGACATGCCGCGTCTCTGACAAAGCTGATGTGTACAGTTATGGGGTGGTGTTGCTCGAGTTAATTTCAGACAAGAAGGCTCTTGATCCCTCCTTCTCTTCTTATGGAAATGGTTTCAACATCGTTGGGTGGGCCTGCATGCTTCTAAGACAAGGCCGTGCCAAGGAGTTCTTCACGGCTGGGTTGTGGGACTTAGGTCCTCGCGATGATCTGGTCGAGGTGCTACACCTGGCTGTTGTGTGCACCGTGGAATCTCTGTCTACCAGGCCTACAATGAAGCAAGTCGTAAGACGACTAAAGCAACTTCAACCCCCATCTTGTTAG
- the LOC116019975 gene encoding protein LONGIFOLIA 1-like translates to MSARIASSFTDDHPNLHKQIGCMNGIFHLFERHHFRRAGSHNNKRLLTGASHNKEDAAQLKLESKESSKILPLSQSPSTLSSLDRNKAVQLESPSSTQSNFPETPKAIAKKQHDLRGVVKDSMYREARGVSIKTVAKEEGRVHVVKHIDSPRPLQPSIPGKRSDGSTRGLAKLQEVPMYSKEQDDSIMQRAKDPPRFSYDGRESREKLKTAMKLKELPRLSLDSKVRSIQASAAESRSNFLLGDTTQEFGNHKRSSSVVARLMGLEEFPYSTAINKGEVIKDRVFPAEDSVSRMKNRVTCSPQVSRKDSSSPRLEPAYSIIKPGSGSRIPLELAPWQQPDSGRALQKTLQKSKEASTSPLRVPSVYGEIEKRITELEFKKSGKDLRALKQILEAMHKRKTRLESENQEQALQTNRYSTDDVSYDQSPRLSVQQQIRNCAAKKEPSSPRRPAESSIQIMKSAKLNDKIRRASSPICNREDSVAMAPRRNHVNDPNRHLLPEDRKANGRSSKAVHGSRASEQIRGGHSHTAERSLGTVSPRLQEKRHGMEKQSHLPPSEPSRVRRNQNKQTKELGLPNRRYKHKSGNRQQGGDDKSEVSSDTRNFSEQGDTASVLSENDISMVSFLDTEITSKYQYTEIGGKQRRNCKEMDPSVRLSEDSPKAELQIATIEQPSPVSVLDAKFYIEDSPSPVKKISTAFRDYDAADDNEVEWHTQDLDHLPVSTRQNLGSEFNHKKFETIEPPVHKLSLLNSRPHEDNVNQIEFFCQSDNPDHQYVNKILLASGLLRDVDRASTATCLHPTGHLLNPMLFDVLEQTEESTRLANEGSTKEIFQLKFDQKTHRKIVFDTVNEIIVHKLSPEGFLMPGRRCFSGHQFLKEVHTEMKYLQPKSDSSLDSEEDELDSILNVDMKHELEDWVESRCEIPALVLDIERLIFKDLITEVISDEATGLQDRSRGHCRQLFAK, encoded by the exons ATGTCTGCAAGAATTGCTTCATCTTTTACAGATGATCACCCTAATCTGCACAAGCAGATTGGGTGCATGAATGGCATATTTCATCTCTTTGAACGGCACCATTTCCGGCGAGCCGGCAGCCACAATAACAAAAGACTGCTTACAG GTGCCAGCCACAATAAGGAAGATGCAGCACAGCTGAAACTG GAATCTAAAGAATCATCCAAGATTCTTCCATTGTCTCAGTCTCCATCAACTCTTTCATCACTAGACAGAAACAAAGCAGTTCAATTAGAATCTCCATCTTCCACCCAAAGTAATTTTCCTGAAACTCCCAAGGCCATAGCCAAGAAGCAGCATGATCTCAGAGGTGTAGTGAAGGACTCAATGTACCGGGAAGCTCGTGGTGTATCAATCAAAACTGTGGCAAAAGAAGAGGGAAGAGTTCATGTAGTGAAGCACATAGATTCCCCGAGGCCTTTGCAGCCATCCATCCCTGGAAAGAGATCAGATGGATCAACGAGAGGGCTTGCTAAACTTCAAGAAGTACCCATGTATTCCAAGGAACAAGATGATAGCATCATGCAGCGAGCAAAGGATCCTCCTCGTTTCTCCTATGATGGAAGAGAATCAAGAGAAAAATTGAAGACAGCAATGAAACTGAAAGAGCTTCCTAGGCTGTCTTTAGACAGTAAAGTAAGGTCCATACAGGCCTCTGCAGCTGAATCCAGATCAAATTTCCTCTTAGGGGATACAACCCAAGAATTTGGAAATCATAAAAGATCATCCAGTGTGGTGGCAAGGCTAATGGGATTGGAAGAATTTCCTTATTCTACTGCCATCAATAAGGGTGAAGTGATAAAAGATAGAGTCTTCCCTGCTGAAGATTCTGTTTCAAGAATGAAAAATCGAGTAACCTGTTCCCCACAGGTTTCACGAAAGGATTCTTCCTCACCCAGATTAGAACCTGCATATTCAATCATAAAGCCAGGTTCAGGTTCAAGGATTCCATTAGAATTAGCTCCATGGCAGCAACCAGATTCCGGCAGGGCTTTACAGAAAACATTGCAGAAAAGTAAGGAAGCCTCTACGAGTCCTCTAAGGGTGCCCTCCGTTTATGGTGAAATTGAGAAAAGGATAACAGAACTTGAGTTCAAAAAATCTGGGAAGGATCTCAGAGCACTCAAACAAATCCTTGAAGCAATGCACAAGAGAAAAACAAGGCTGGAGAGCGAAAACCAAGAACAGGCCTTGCAAACAAACAGATACAGTACAGATGATGTTTCTTATGATCAGAGCCCCAGGCTATCAGTGCAGCAACAAATTCGCAACTGTGCTGCCAAAAAGGAGCCTAGTTCCCCCAGAAGGCCCGCTGAGTCCTCCATTCAGATCATGAAATCAGCCAAACTTAATGATAAGATCAGACGTGCAAGTTCCCCAATATGTAACAGAGAAGATTCAGTTGCTATGGCACCTAGGAGAAATCATGTCAATGATCCTAACCGGCATCTTCTTCCAGAAGACAGGAAGGCTAATGGAAGATCATCAAAAGCAGTACATGGCTCAAGAGCCTCTGAACAAATAAGAGGAGGCCATAGTCACACAGCTGAGAGAAGTTTAGGCACAGTAAGTCCAAGATTGCAAGAGAAAAGGCATGGCATGGAGAAGCAATCTCATCTTCCACCATCTGAACCAAGCAGAGTTAGAAGGAaccaaaataaacaaacaaaagagtTAGGATTGCCAAATAGGAGATACAAACACAAGTCTGGCAATCGGCAGCAAGGTGGTGACGACAAGAGTGAGGTCAGTAGTGACACAAGAAACTTCAGTGAGCAAGGTGACACAGCTTCAGTACTATCAGAAAACGACATTAGCATGGTGTCATTTTTGGACACAGAAATCACAAGCAAATATCAGTATACTGAAATAGGTGGAAAACAGCGAAGAAACTGTAAAGAGATG GATCCTTCAGTGAGGCTAAGTGAGGATTCACCAAAGGCTGAACTTCAGATTGCCACAATTGAACAACCAAGTCCAGTTTCCGTGCTTGACGCAAAATTTTACATAGAAGATTCACCATCTCCAGTGAAGAAGATATCAACAGCTTTTAGAG ATTATGATGCTGCTGATGATAATGAAGTAGAATGGCATACACAGGATTTGGACCATTTACCAGTCAGCACCAGACAAAATCTTGGCTCAGAGTTCAATCATAAGAAATTTGAAACTATTGAGCCCCCAGTTCATAAGCTCAGTCTACTGAACTCTAGACCCCATGAAGATAATGTGAATCAAATAGAGTTCTTCTGTCAGAGCGATAATCCTGACCATCAATATGTCAATAAGATACTACTAGCATCAGGCCTCCTCAGAGATGTAGATCGTGCCTCAACAGCCACTTGCCTTCATCCAACAGGCCATCTGCTCAACCCCATGTTGTTTGACGTACTAGAACAAACAGAGGAAAGCACCCGACTAGCAAATGAAGGATCCACAAAAGAgatttttcagttaaagtttGATCAGAAAACTCACAGGAAAATTGTATTTGATACAGTCAATGAAATTATTGTCCACAAACTATCACCAGAAGGCTTTTTAATGCCGGGCAGGAGATGTTTTAGTGGACATCAGTTTCTGAAAGAAGTACATACAGAGATGAAGTATCTCCAGCCTAAATCAGACAGCAGTCTGGACAGTGAGGAAGATGAATTGGATAGCATCTTAAATGTAGATATGAAGCATGAACTGGAGGACTGGGTAGAATCTCGTTGTGAGATTCCAGCATTAGTTTTGGACATTGAACGCCTAATCTTTAAGGATCTCATTACTGAGGTAATTAGTGATGAGGCTACAGGGCTGCAAGATAGATCAAGGGGGCATTGCAGGCAACTATTTGCAAAATAG